A single Cannabis sativa cultivar Pink pepper isolate KNU-18-1 chromosome 7, ASM2916894v1, whole genome shotgun sequence DNA region contains:
- the LOC133039943 gene encoding putative disease resistance protein RGA3 gives MAEGVLFDLAGSLIEMLGSAAFEEARLLYGVKDEFQKLVGTIEVIKGVLLDAEEKMVVDNQVKAWLKRLGDIFIVADDLVDKFHTEPLQRRVMSGNKFTRQVRVFFSSSNQLVFRFKMGHQIKEIREKLEDIRAISNNFQLTIRPIEMIDVRGSSMRETYSYVREEEVIGREDEKREIIQKLVEMDFGEDVSFIPIIGIGGLGKTTLAQYVFNDEKVQKHFEPKMWVCVSDVFDVKLLVGKILKSYTTGSLENLQNELRSRLSGKKYLLVLDDVWNENGEEWHKLEMLLKCGGKGSRVLVTTRSEMVARITQSTVGPIKVKGLSEDMSWSLFKRMTFKKGQEPVEGSKEMELGMEVVKKCKGVPLAIRTIGRLLQQRLWQSGDPQKELSRFLNSEFAKIDQNENDILPTLKLSYNHLPPHLKHCFAYCRIIPKDHEIDVRELVRLWMTQGFIKCSDNKNQSLEDIGYEYFINLLWRSFFQEPQTDEFGDIRTCKMHDLMHDLAIKAAGSNSVIIDQNPKISNEKCLHVSLVNFDFDLEPNNSLEIFEFFSQQKRLRTLLLYNCVRLSFSKLENFLSNFKCLRALGVPSLNIEVLPRNLCELEHLRYLNLSRNSHLKELPSSLIRLQNLQTLNLKNCNRLVRLPQNMKKLVNLRHLMIEGCDGLREMPPEFGYMSSLHTLDRFVASESSEFHELKNLINNLHGSLSIERLRHTTNYSASKTTSKRVICEGKHNLQSLTLNWNLGDDNNYNMVENDEMSIEGLQPPSNLKVLHVWGFMGVRFGGWLSSLDNLVKLKLYWCKKCHYFPKLDQLHSLELLSIFGVEAEYMCSSAEDDDFDANLFFPSLVTLQIEYCFNLKWWWWKKEVDGNNIRSFPRLSNLVITDCPNLTSMPLFPTMAKVELRTSSSMALEDTFKMLRGSKAHNTHPNISLLSSIQIIYCEDLTSIMGIDNLPSLVSITIQYCPNLTTLLEGIDNLPALKDIDIKLCHNLTSVLEGVDTLPSLTSICIEQCRNLTSVLVGIDNLPSLESVNIFNCPNLTSVLEGIDNLPSLKSIYIRDCPNLTSFPGNFRKMWGSIIMDCPKLEER, from the coding sequence ATGGCCGAAGGAGTTTTATTCGACCTTGCTGGAAGTCTTATTGAGATGCTGGGTTCTGCAGCATTCGAAGAGGCAAGACTGCTTTATGGTGTGAAGGACGAGTTTCAGAAACTTGTTGGGACGATTGAAGTAATCAAAGGCGTACTTCTTGATGCGGAAGAGAAGATGGTTGTTGATAATCAAGTCAAAGCTTGGCTCAAACGGCTTGGAGATATTTTCATTGTTGCTGATGACTTGGTGGACAAGTTTCATACCGAACCTCTACAGCGTAGAGTCATGTCTGGGAATAAGTTTACCAGACAGGTACGTGTTTTCTTCTCAAGCTCTAATCAGCTAGTTTTTCGTTTTAAGATGGGCCATCAGATTAAAGAAATAAGAGAAAAACTAGAGGATATAAGAGCCATTAGCAACAACTTTCAGTTAACTATTCGTCCAATAGAAATGATAGATGTTAGGGGAAGTAGTATGAGAGAGACCTACTCATATGTGAGGGAAGAGGAAGTTATTGGGAGAGAGGATGAAAAGAGAGAGATTATTCAAAAATTGGTGGAAATGGATTTTGGGGAGGATGTCTCATTCATTCCAATTATAGGTATTGGAGGATTAGGAAAAACCACACTAGCTCAATATGTTTTTAATGATGAAAAAGTCCAAAAACATTTTGAACCAAAAATGTGGGTGTGTGTTTCTGATGTTTTTGATGTGAAATTACTTGTGGGCAAAATTTTGAAGTCTTATACCACTGGGAGTCtagaaaatttacaaaatgAACTGAGAAGTAGGCTAAGTGGAAAGAAATACCTCCTAGTGTTGGATGATGTTTGGAATGAGAATGGTGAAGAATGGCATAAGTTAGAGATGTTGTTGAAGTGTGGGGGAAAGGGTAGTAGAGTCTTAGTAACCACTCGTAGTGAAATGGTCGCTAGGATAACTCAGAGTACAGTTGGGCCAATTAAAGTAAAGGGTTTGAGCGAAGATATGTCTTGGTCCTTATTCAAAAGAATGACGTTTAAGAAAGGTCAAGAGCCAGTCGAAGGCTCAAAAGAAATGGAGCTAGGAATGGAAGTTGTCAAAAAATGTAAGGGAGTTCCTTTGGCCATAAGAACAATAGGAAGGTTATTGCAGCAAAGGTTATGGCAGTCTGGAGACCCACAGAAGGAGTTGTCAAGGTTTTTGAATAGTGAGTTTGCAAAAATAGATCAAAATGAAAATGATATCTTGCCCACCCTCAAGCTAAGTTATAATCATCTCCCTCCACATTTGAAGCATTGTTTTGCTTACTGTAGAATCATCCCAaaagatcatgaaattgatGTGAGGGAGTTGGTTCGACTATGGATGACACAAGGATTTATAAAATGCTCTGATAACAAAAACCAATCGCTAGAAGATattggttatgagtattttataaatctactGTGGAGATCTTTTTTCCAAGAACCACAAACTGATGAATTTGGTGATATAAGGACATGTAAAATGCATGACCTTATGCATGATCTTGCTATTAAGGCGGCAGGATCAAATAGTGTCATAATCGATCAAAATCCTAAAATTTCTAATGAAAAATGTCTCCATGTGTCATTAgtaaattttgattttgatcTTGAACCCAACAACTCATTGGAGATTTTCGAATtcttttctcaacaaaaaagACTTCGAACTTTACTTTTGTACAATTGTGTAAGATTGAGCTTCTCAAAACTTGAGAATTTTTTGTCCAACTTTAAGTGTCTACGAGCTTTGGGTGTACCTTCTTTGAATATTGAGGTATTGCCAAGGAATTTGTGTGAGTTGGAACATTTGAGATACCTTAATCTTTCTCGTAATTCTCATTTAAAAGAGCTTCCTAGCTCTTTAATAAGATTACAGAATTTGCAAACTTTGAATCTTAAGAATTGTAATAGGCTTGTTAGATTACCTCAGAACATGAAGAAATTAGTCAACTTAAGGCATCTTATGATTGAAGGATGTGATGGATTGAGAGAGATGCCCCCTGAATTTGGTTATATGAGTTCCCTTCACACATTAGATAGATTTGTTGCATCTGAGTCCAGTGAGTTTCATGAATTGAAAAACCTTATTAACAACTTACATGGAAGCTTAAGTATTGAAAGACTCAGGCACACAACAAACTATTCTGCATCAAAAACAACTTCAAAGCGAGTCATTTGTGAAGGCAAGCATAATCTTCAGTCGTTAACTTTAAACTGGAATTTAGGTGAcgacaataattataatatggtGGAAAATGATGAAATGTCAATTGAAGGTTTGCAGCCACCTTCCAACCTAAAAGTGTTGCATGTGTGGGGTTTCATGGGTGTGAGATTTGGAGGTTGGCTTTCTTCATTGGATAACCTTGTTAAATTGAAGTTATATTGGTGTAAGAAGTGCCATTATTTCCCAAAATTAGATCAATTACATTCTCTCGAGCTACTTTCCATTTTTGGGGTTGAAGCAGAGTACATGTGCTCCTCTGCGGAAGATGATGATTTTGACGCCAACTTGTTCTTTCCATCCCTGGTGACTCTTCAAATTGAATATTGTTTCAATCTCAAGTGGTGGTGGTGGAAAAAGGAAGTGGATGGGAATAATATTAGATCATTTCCTCGTCTCTCTAATCTAGTAATAACAGACTGTCCTAACCTCACTTCAATGCCCTTGTTTCCAACTATGGCAAAGGTTGAACTGCGTACAAGTAGCTCAATGGCATTAGAAGATACGTTTAAAATGTTGAGGGGAAGTAAGGCACACAACACTCACCCAAACATTTCATTGCTCAGCTCTATCCAGATCATTTACTGTGAAGATTTGACATCAATAATGGGGATTGATAACCTTCCTTCCCTTGTGTCTATCACTATACAATATTGTCCCAATTTGACAACACTGCTGGAAGGGATTGATAACCTTCCTGCCCTTAAGGATATCGATATAAAATTGTGCCACAATTTGACATCAGTACTGGAAGGGGTTGATACCCTTCCTTCCCTTACTTCTATCTGTATAGAACAATGCCGCAATTTGACATCAGTACTGGTAGGGATTGATAACCTTCCTTCCCTTGAGTCTGTCAATATATTTAACTGCCCCAATTTGACATCAGTGTTGGAAGGAATTGATAACCTTCCTTCCCTTAAGTCTATCTATATAAGAGACTGCCCCAATTTGACATCATTTCCGGGAAACTTCAGAAAAATGTGGGGTTCTATTATTATGGACTGTCCAAAGCTTGAAGAGAGATAA
- the LOC115696813 gene encoding putative disease resistance protein RGA3 — MLVEMEFGEDVSFIPMVGIGGLGKTTLAQYVFNDLKVENYFELKMWVCVSDVFDVKLLVEKIVNSNTSNNSLENLQNELRSKISGKKYLLVLDDVWNENGEEWDKLETLLKCGGKGSKVLVTTRSEMVARITQTVQPLKVRGLSKDMSWSLFKRMAFKKGQEPVEGSKEMELGMEVVEKCKGVPLAIKTIGRLLQEKLWLSRDPQKELSRFLNNEFAKIDQNENDILPTLKLSYNHLPSHLKHCFAYCRLFPKDHEIDVRELVRLWMAQGFIKCSNNKNQCLEDIGYEYFINLLWRSFFQEPKIDGFGDIMTCKMHDLMHDLAIKVAGSNSVIIDQNPKFSNENCLHVSLVNFDFDLETNNSLEIFEFFSQQKRLRTLLLHHRKGLSFSELQDYLPKFKCLRALSVPFMSIEVLPKNLCELEHLRYLNLSCNYFLKLLPSSLIRLQNLQTLSVVNCENLIKLPQKMKKLVNLRHLMIEGCCRLREMPPEFGYMSSLHTLDKFVASESSGFHELSNLINNLQGRLAIKKLRHTINYSASETTSKQAVCEGKHNLQSLSLEWEKVYENNNNMVENDEMLLEGLQPPSNLKELHVWHFMGVRFGSWLSSLNNLVKLKLNMCYKCQYLPKLDQLRSLEELMVSGVEAEYMCSSGEDDDFDANLFFPSLVTLTIGHCSNLKWWWWKKEVDGNNIRSFPRLSNLVITDCPNLTSMPLFPTIEKVKLLASSSMSLEDTFKMMRGSSKAHNTTHPNISLLRSIHIRSCPSLTSLLVEEIDNLTSLESILIEDCPNLTSVLEGIDNLTSLKSILIKDCPNLTLVLEGIDNLPSFRDISIEHCHNLASLLEGIDNLPSLRSIYIRDSSDLTLLLERIENLPSLKSIYIRDCPNLTSLLEGIDNLPSLEFIYIRDCPDLTSVPDNFRKVKNSFIKNCPKLEER, encoded by the coding sequence ATGTTGGTGGAAATGGAGTTTGGGGAGGATGTGTCATTCATTCCAATGGTAGGGATTGGAGGGTTAGGGAAAACTACACTAGCTCAATATGTTTTTAATGATTTAAAAGTCGAAAACTATTTTGAATTAAAAATGTGGGTGTGTGTTTCTGATGTTTTTGATGTGAAATTACTTGTGGAGAAAATTGTAAACTCTAATACTTCTAATAACAGTCtagaaaatttacaaaatgAACTTAGAAGTAAGATAAGTGGTAAGAAGTATCTCCTAGTGTTGGATGATGTTTGGAATGAGAATGGTGAGGAATGGGATAAGTTAGAGACGTTGTTAAAGTGTGGGGGAAAGGGTAGTAAAGTCTTAGTAACCACACGTAGTGAAATGGTTGCTAGGATAACTCAGACAGTTCAACCATTAAAAGTAAGAGGTTTGAGCAAAGATATGTCTTGGTCTTTATTCAAAAGAATGGCATTTAAGAAAGGTCAAGAGCCGGTGGAGGGCTCAAAAGAAATGGAGCTAGGGATGGAGGTTGTCGAAAAATGCAAGGGAGTTCCTTTGGCCATAAAAACAATAGGAAGATTATTGCAAGAAAAGTTATGGCTGTCTAGAGATCCACAAAAGGAGTTGTCAAGGTTTTTGAATAACGAATTTGCAAAAATAGATCAAAATGAAAATGATATCTTGCCCACCCTCAAGCTAAGTTATAATCATCTCCCTTCACATTTAAAGCATTGTTTTGCTTACTGTAGATTGTTCcctaaagatcatgaaattgatGTGAGGGAGTTGGTACGACTATGGATGGCACAAGGATTTATAAAATGCTCTAATAACAAAAACCAATGTCTAGAAGATattggttatgagtatttcatAAATCTATTGTGGAGATCTTTTTTCCAAGAACCAAAGATTGATGGATTTGGTGATATAATGACATGTAAAATGCATGACCTAATGCATGATCTTGCAATTAAGGTGGCAGGATCAAATAGTGTCATAATTGATCAAAATCCTAAATTTTCTAATGAAAATTGTCTCCATGTGTCATTAgttaattttgattttgatcTTGAAACCAACAACTCACTCGAGATTTTCGAATtcttttctcaacaaaaaagACTTCGAACTTTACTTTTACATCATCGTAAAGGGTTGAGCTTCTCAGAACTTCAAGATTATTTACCCAAATTTAAGTGTCTACGAGCTTTGAGTGTACCTTTCATGAGTATTGAGGTGTTGCCAAAGAATTTGTGTGAGTTGGAACATTTGAGATATCTTAATCTTTCTtgtaattattttctaaaattgctCCCAAGCTCTTTGATAAGATTACAGAATTTGCAGACTCTAAGTGTCGTAAATTGTGAAAACCTTATTAAATTACCTCAAAAAATGAAGAAATTAGTCAACTTAAGGCATCTTATGATTGAAGGATGTTGTAGATTGAGAGAGATGCCTCCTGAATTTGGGTATATGAGTTCCCTTCACACATTAGATAAATTTGTTGCATCTGAGTCGAGTGGGTTTCATGAATTGAGCAATCTTATTAACAACTTACAAGGAAGATTAGCTATTAAAAAACTCAGGCACACAATTAATTATTCTGCATCAGAAACAACTTCAAAGCAAGCCGTTTGTGAAGGGAAACATAATCTTCAATCGTTAAGTTTAGAGTGGGAAAAAGtttatgaaaataacaataatatggTGGAAAATGATGAAATGTTACTTGAAGGTTTGCAGCCACCTTCCAACCTAAAAGAATTGCATGTGTGGCATTTCATGGGAGTGAGATTTGGAAGTTGGCTTTCTTCATTGAATAACCTTGTTAAACTGAAGTTAAACATGTGTTACAAGTGCCAATATCTCCCAAAATTAGATCAATTACGTTCTCTTGAGGAACTTATGGTATCAGGAGTAGAAGCAGAGTACATGTGCTCCTCTGGCGAAGATGATGATTTTGACGCCAACTTGTTCTTTCCATCCCTGGTGACTCTTACAATTGGACATTGTTCAAATCTGAAGTGGTGGTGGTGGAAAAAGGAAGTGGATGGGAATAATATTAGATCATTTCCTCGTCTCTCTAATCTAGTAATAACAGACTGTCCTAACCTCACTTCAATGCCCTTGTTTCCAACTATTGAAAAGGTTAAACTGTTAGCAAGTAGCTCAATGTCATTAGAAGATACGTTTAAAATGATGAGGGGATCAAGCAAGGCACACAACACTACTCACCCAAACATTTCATTGCTAAGGTCTATCCATATAAGAAGCTGCCCCAGTTTGACATCACTACTGGTGGAAGAGATTGATAACCTTACTTCCCTTGAGTCTATCTTGATAGAAGACTGTCCCAATTTGACATCAGTACTGGAAGGGATTGATAACCTTACTTCCCTTAAATCTATCTTGATAAAAGACTGTCCCAATTTGACACTAGTACTAGAAGGGATTGATAACCTTCCTTCCTTTAGGGATATCTCTATAGAACACTGTCACAATTTGGCATCACTACTTGAAGGGATTGATAACCTTCCTTCCCTTAGGTCTATCTATATAAGAGACTCCTCTGATTTGACATTATTACTGGAAAGGATTGAGAACCTTCCTTCCCTTAAGTCTATCTATATAAGAGACTGTCCCAATTTGACATCATTACTGGAAGGGATAGATAACCTTCCTTCACTTGAGTTTATCTATATAAGAGACTGCCCTGATTTGACATCAGTTCCCGACAACTTCAGAAAAGTGAAGAATTCTTTTATTAAGAATTGTCCAAAGCTTGAAGAGAGATAA
- the LOC133039944 gene encoding putative disease resistance protein RGA1: MADGVSSSIAANLAANLIQMLISQAFKEIRLLYGVKDEFQKLVGTIEVIKGVLLDAEEKMDVDNQVKAWLKQLGDVFIVADDLVDKFHTELLQHKLMSGHRFTKSVRIFFSSSNQLVFRFKMGHKIKRIRKQLQDLRENNTFQSLDVRPIETIVVRGSSMRETYSYVREEEVIGREDEKREIIRMLVEMDFGEDVSFIAMVGIGGLGKTTLAQCVFNDDRVEKHFEQKMWVCVSDVFDVQLLVGKILKSLTSDNLQNLDLEQLQIKLRDKLNEKKYLLVLDDVWNENDEKWLKLETLLKCGGKGSRVLITTRSEKVFYITTQSKKFRRKNQEKYGLIEVKGLSDDISWSLFERMAFKKGQEPVEGSKGKQLGMEVVKKCMGVPLAIRTIGRLLQERLWQSRDPQEELSRFLNTEFANINQNENDILPSLKLSYNHLSSHLKHCFAYCRLFPKDHEIDVRELIQLWMAQGFITYSDDKSQCLEDIGYEYFINLLWRSFFQEPKIDKFDDIMTCKMHDLMHDLAIKVAGSNSVIIDQNPKISSEKCLHVSLVNFGFDTKSVQKRLRTLLLHNGKGMSFSKLKDFLSKYKRLRALSVPSLEIKELPRNLCELEHLRYLNLSENSKLKELPSSFKRLKNLQTLNLKNCDRLVRLPRKMKKLVNLRHLMIEGCISLIEMPPEVGYMSSLHTLDRFVASESSGLHELSNLINNLQGSLTIEGLSDTDTTKYSASKTTSERVICQGNHRLQFLELKWIAVENDKMSLEGLQPPSSLKELNVWDFKGVTLGGWAFKWNNLVKLNLLRCMKCQYLPKLDQLRFLKELMISGVEAEYMCSSAEDDYDKSFFFNSLVRLRIEECPNLKWWWWNKKVDGKNIRSFPRLSNLSIYHSPHLTSMPLFPSIEKVKLRGSSSMVLENIKLNNSSSLKSIKINNSQDLTSLLVEGIHKLPSLESIDIRSCPNLTVVEGKDNLPPLKSIYVYNSPNLTSIPDNFRKVKNFYIKDCPKLEQR; this comes from the coding sequence ATGGCCGATGGTGTTTCGTCCAGCATTGCTGCAAATCTTGCTGCAAATCTTATTCAGATGCTGATTTCTCAAGCATTTAAAGAGATTCGATTGCTTTATGGTGTGAAGGACGAGTTTCAGAAACTTGTTGGGACGATTGAAGTAATCAAAGGCGTACTTCTTGATGCAGAAGAGAAGATGGATGTTGATAATCAAGTCAAAGCTTGGCTCAAACAGCTTGGAGATGTTTTCATTGTTGCTGATGACTTGGTGGACAAGTTTCATACCGAACTTCTACAGCATAAACTCATGTCTGGGCATAGGTTTACTAAATCAGTACGTATTTTCTTCTCCAGCTCTAATCAGCTAGTTTTTCGTTTTAAGATGGGCCATAAGATTAAACGTATAAGAAAACAACTACaagatctaagagaaaataacacttttcaaTCATTAGATGTTCGTCCAATAGAAACGATAGTTGTTAGGGGAAGTAGTATGAGGGAGACCTACTCATATGTGAGGGAAGAGGAAGTTATTGGAAGAGAGGATGAAAAGAGGGAGATTATTCGAATGTTGGTGGAAATGGATTTTGGGGAGGATGTGTCATTCATTGCAATGGTAGGGATTGGAGGGTTAGGCAAAACCACACTAGCTCAATGTGTTTTTAATGATGATAGAGTCGAAAAACATTTTGAACAAAAAATGTGGGTGTGTGTTTCTGATGTTTTTGATGTGCAATTACTTGTGGGGAAAATTTTGAAGTCTCTTACGTCTGACAATCTACAAAACCTCGACTTGGAACAATTACAAATTAAACTTAGAGATAAGCTAAATGAAAAGAAATACCTGCTAGTGTTGGATGATGTTTGGAATGAGAATGATGAAAAATGGCTTAAGTTAGAGACGTTGTTAAAGTGTGGGGGAAAGGGTAGTAGAGTCTTAATAACCACTCGTAGTGAAAAAGTCTTCTATATAACCACTCAAAGTAAAAAATTCCGTAGAAAAAATCAGGAGAAATATGGGCTAATTGAAGTAAAGGGTTTGAGCGATGATATATCTTGGTCCTTATTCGAAAGAATGGCGTTTAAGAAAGGTCAAGAGCCAGTTGAAGGCTCAAAAGGAAAGCAGCTAGGAATGGAGGTTGTCAAGAAATGTATGGGAGTTCCTTTGGCCATAAGAACAATAGGAAGATTATTGCAGGAAAGGTTATGGCAGTCTCGAGACCCGCAAGAGGAGTTGTCAAGGTTTTTGAATACTGAGTTTGCAAATATAAACCAAAATGAAAATGATATCTTGCCCTCCCTCAAACTAAGTTATAATCATCTCTCATCACATTTGAAGCATTGTTTTGCTTATTGTAGATTGTTCCCAaaagatcatgaaattgatGTGAGGGAGTTGATACAACTATGGATGGCACAAGGATTTATAACATACTCTGATGACAAAAGCCAATGTCTAGAAGATATTGGTTACgagtattttataaatctactTTGGAGATCCTTTTTCCAAGAGccaaaaatagataaatttgATGATATAATGACATGTAAAATGCATGACCTTATGCATGATCTTGCAATTAAGGTGGCGGGATCAAATAGTGTCATAATCGATCAAAATCCTAAAATTTCTAGTGAAAAATGTCTCCACGTGTCATTAGTAAATTTTGGTTTTGATACTAAAAGTGTCCAAAAAAGACTTCGAACTTTACTTTTACATAATGGTAAAGGGATGAGTTTCTCGAAACTTAAGGACTTTTTGTCCAAGTATAAGCGTCTACGAGCTTTGAGTGTACCTTCTTTGGAAATTAAGGAGTTGCCAAGGAATCTATGTGAATTGGAACATTTGAGATATCTAAATCTTTCAGAGAATTCTAAGTTAAAAGAGCTTCCTAGCTCTTTTAAAAGATTAAAGAATTTACAAACTCTGAATCTTAAGAATTGTGATAGGCTTGTTAGATTACCTCGGAAAATGAAGAAATTAGTCAACTTAAGGCATCTTATGATTGAAGGATGTATTAGTTTGATTGAGATGCCCCCTGAAGTTGGGTATATGAGTTCCCTTCACACATTAGATAGATTTGTTGCATCTGAGTCGAGTGGGTTGCATGAATTGAGCAACCTTATTAACAACTTACAAGGAAGCTTAACAATTGAAGGACTCAGTGACACAGACACAACAAAGTATTCTGCATCAAAAACAACTTCAGAGCGAGTCATTTGTCAAGGCAACCATCGTCTTCAATTTTTAGAGTTAAAATGGATTGCAgtggaaaatgacaaaatgtcACTTGAAGGTTTGCAGCCACCTTCCAGCCTAAAAGAGTTGAACGTATGGGATTTCAAGGGTGTGACACTTGGAGGTTGGGCTTTTAAATGGAATAACCTTGTTAAATTGAATTTATTAAGGTGTATGAAGTGCCAATATCTCCCAAAATTAGATCAATTACGTTTTCTTAAGGAACTTATGATATCAGGAGTAGAAGCAGAGTACATGTGCTCATCTGCCGAAGATGATTATGATAAAAGCTTTTTCTTTAATTCCCTAGTGAGACTTAGAATTGAAGAATGTCCAAATCTGAAGTGGTGGTGGTGGAATAAGAAAGTGGATGGGAAAAATATTAGATCATTTCCTCGTCTTTCCAATCTATCAATATACCACAGCCCTCACCTCACTTCAATGCCCCTGTTTCCATCTATTGAAAAAGTTAAACTGCGTGGAAGTAGTTCAAtggtattagaaaatataaagctCAATAACAGTTCATCACTCAAGTCTATCAAGATCAATAACAGTCAAGATTTGACATCACTACTGGTGGAAGGGATTCATAAGCTTCCTTCCCTTGAGTCTATCGATATAAGAAGCTGCCCCAATTTGACAGTAGTGGAAGGGAAGGATAACCTTCCTCCCCTTAAGTCTATTTATGTATATAACTCCCCAAATTTGACATCAATTCCCGACAACTTTAGAAAAGTGAAGAATTTCTATATTAAGGATTGTCCAAAGCTTGAACAGAGATGA